A window from Macaca nemestrina isolate mMacNem1 chromosome 8, mMacNem.hap1, whole genome shotgun sequence encodes these proteins:
- the LOC139355960 gene encoding disco-interacting protein 2 homolog C-like isoform X1, with protein sequence MDAYTPPDTSYGSEDEGSVQVDSQGAPTSSQGSIKVEHWISQAIHGSTTSTTSSSSTQSGGSRAAHRLADVMAQTPMDNHSAPPDVTTYTSEHSIQMERPQGSTGSRTAPKYCNAELMETGDGMSQSRDAFFSGKRFVLMSRSVPVTGCVSSWGAICCHFIC encoded by the exons atggacgcctacacccctccag ATACCTCTTATGGCTCAGAAGATGAAGGCTCAGTGCAGGTGGACTCCCAGGGCGCCCCgacctccagccagggcagcatcaaAGTGGAGCACTGGATCAGTCAGGCCATCCACGGCTCCACCACGTCCACCACCTCCTCGTCCTCCACGCAGAGCGGGGGCAGCAGAGCTGCCCACAGGCTAGCGGATGTCATGGCCCAGACCCCCATGG ataatcATTCTGCACCTCCTGACGTAACCACGTACACCTCAGAGCACTCCATACAGATGGAGCGACCACAGGGTTCCACGGGGTCCCGGACAGCGCCCAAGTACTGCAACGCCGAGCTCATGGAGACCGGGGATGGTATGTCCCAAAGCAGAGATgcgtttttttctgggaaacggtttgtgctgatgtcccgttctgtgcccgtgactgggtgtgtttcttcctggggtgcaatctgctgccattttatctgctga